From a single Thermodesulfobacteriota bacterium genomic region:
- a CDS encoding methyl-accepting chemotaxis protein has product MGRIRITLSVKIAGLVLLVVLFFGGYVLLTSVQFGKIADTIAHSVETVVSGQEEGGRLLARVEASAAFDRRVVEALVAQLTLGHMDKLYLATEDSMLVLEHEEILDRLDASIGELGGSSPAIAALSAPLAEYRTYFQTVDALISGRDLDKARQVSVTAVDASSKAIVSGLQAVLAQSSTQTAETLRAARDASDAAVASVGELQRGASGMEASLRALLGISLVLIAVSLALAVLLPRYVVKALRQVIGALETVASGDFTQNIRVRGHDEVGELGSQLNRMMEQLRGMLREISTVSVDLAAISEELSTTTAQIASSNEEVGGQAQAVASSTTEMSATVEQVARSAASVSRSSEDARTVAVEGGGVIGEALGAFDQIQKAVGSAAQIVTKLGRQGETIGSVVEVIEDIADQTNLLALNAAIEAARAGEHGRGFAVVADEVRKLAEKTVKATQEIARTVKAIQDDSREAIRAMETGEASVAGGADRAKTAGRSVQQIESRIAATSDQVSQMATASEQLSATIRNMAHNVDEIAHGVTQTVTAVNEVSNTAQTVAARADSLREAVGRFRI; this is encoded by the coding sequence ATGGGCCGCATCCGAATCACCTTGAGCGTCAAGATCGCCGGACTCGTCCTCCTCGTGGTGCTCTTCTTCGGGGGCTACGTCCTCCTGACGAGCGTCCAGTTCGGAAAGATCGCCGACACCATCGCCCACTCGGTGGAGACCGTGGTGAGCGGGCAGGAGGAGGGCGGGCGCCTCCTGGCGAGGGTAGAGGCCTCCGCCGCCTTCGACCGCAGGGTGGTGGAAGCCCTGGTGGCCCAGCTCACCCTGGGCCACATGGACAAGCTCTACCTGGCCACCGAAGACTCCATGCTGGTCCTCGAGCACGAAGAAATTCTCGACCGGCTCGACGCCTCGATCGGCGAGCTGGGCGGGTCGAGCCCGGCGATTGCCGCGCTGAGCGCGCCGCTCGCCGAGTACCGCACGTACTTCCAGACGGTGGACGCGCTGATCTCGGGGCGCGACCTGGACAAGGCGCGGCAGGTCTCCGTCACCGCCGTGGACGCCTCGTCCAAGGCCATCGTGAGTGGACTGCAAGCGGTCCTCGCCCAATCCTCGACCCAGACGGCCGAAACCCTCCGCGCGGCGCGCGACGCTTCCGACGCCGCCGTGGCGTCCGTGGGCGAGCTCCAGCGGGGAGCTTCCGGAATGGAGGCAAGCCTGCGGGCCCTGCTGGGGATCTCCCTGGTGCTGATCGCCGTCTCCCTCGCCTTGGCCGTCCTTCTTCCCCGCTACGTGGTCAAGGCGCTGCGCCAGGTCATCGGCGCCCTCGAGACCGTGGCGTCGGGGGATTTCACCCAGAACATCCGGGTGCGCGGGCACGACGAGGTGGGAGAGCTCGGCTCCCAGCTCAACCGCATGATGGAGCAACTGCGGGGCATGCTCCGGGAAATCTCCACCGTGAGCGTGGACCTGGCGGCCATCTCGGAGGAGCTCTCCACCACCACGGCCCAGATCGCCAGCAGCAACGAGGAGGTGGGCGGACAGGCCCAGGCCGTGGCGAGCAGCACCACCGAGATGTCCGCCACCGTGGAGCAGGTGGCCCGCAGCGCGGCATCCGTCAGCCGGTCTTCCGAAGACGCCCGGACGGTTGCGGTGGAAGGCGGGGGCGTCATCGGCGAGGCCCTGGGGGCCTTCGACCAGATCCAGAAGGCCGTGGGGAGCGCCGCCCAGATCGTCACCAAGCTGGGGCGTCAGGGCGAGACGATCGGGAGCGTGGTCGAGGTGATCGAGGACATCGCCGACCAGACCAACCTGCTGGCCCTCAACGCGGCCATCGAGGCCGCCCGGGCCGGCGAGCACGGGCGCGGCTTCGCCGTGGTGGCCGACGAGGTGCGCAAGCTCGCGGAGAAGACGGTGAAGGCCACCCAAGAGATCGCCCGCACCGTGAAGGCCATTCAGGACGACTCCCGCGAGGCGATCCGGGCCATGGAGACCGGCGAGGCGAGCGTGGCGGGGGGGGCCGACCGCGCCAAGACGGCCGGCCGATCGGTACAGCAGATCGAAAGCCGCATCGCTGCAACCAGCGACCAGGTGTCCCAGATGGCCACCGCCTCCGAGCAGCTCTCGGCCACCATCCGCAACATGGCCCACAACGTGGACGAGATCGCCCACGGCGTCACCCAGACGGTGACCGCCGTCAACGAGGTGTCCAACACCGCCCAGACGGTAGCGGCCAGGGCCGACAGCCTCCGAGAGGCCGTGGGGCGTTTCCGGATCTGA
- a CDS encoding phosphate ABC transporter substrate-binding protein codes for MRRAVLVVAATLFLASPALAGLTYNGSSTIGQHILPKATQLFTAKTGIAFDSIKNDGSGKGVQALLKNEVVLAGVSRAPKDDERAAGLRFYTIGFDAISVIVHKDNPVRSLTKKQIEGIFRGEIRNWKEVGGKDAPIVPVTEILGEKRATQIVFTEIIMGTSNMEGIYGDNRVEVDRPVDEANYVAKNPNAVTAVSAAFVTPDHHVIVVDGVAATTANVINGSYPISRPLNLVSHQKAPKEVLEFVKFMLTPEAQAVVAENFVPAK; via the coding sequence ATGAGACGTGCCGTCCTCGTCGTCGCCGCCACCTTGTTCCTCGCCTCCCCCGCCCTGGCCGGGCTCACCTACAACGGGTCGTCCACCATCGGCCAGCACATCCTCCCCAAGGCCACCCAGCTCTTCACGGCCAAGACCGGCATCGCCTTCGACTCCATCAAGAACGACGGGTCCGGAAAGGGGGTCCAGGCCCTTCTGAAGAACGAGGTGGTCCTGGCCGGAGTCTCTCGCGCCCCGAAGGACGACGAACGGGCCGCGGGGCTTCGGTTCTACACCATCGGGTTCGACGCCATCTCGGTGATCGTGCACAAGGACAACCCGGTACGAAGCCTCACCAAGAAGCAGATCGAGGGGATCTTCCGCGGGGAGATCCGCAACTGGAAAGAGGTGGGCGGCAAAGACGCCCCGATCGTGCCGGTGACCGAGATCCTCGGGGAGAAGCGGGCCACCCAGATCGTGTTCACCGAGATCATCATGGGCACCAGCAACATGGAGGGCATCTACGGCGACAACCGGGTCGAGGTGGACCGGCCCGTGGACGAAGCCAACTACGTGGCGAAGAACCCCAACGCCGTCACCGCCGTGAGCGCCGCCTTCGTGACCCCGGACCACCACGTGATCGTGGTCGACGGCGTTGCGGCCACCACCGCCAACGTGATCAACGGCAGCTACCCCATCAGCCGCCCCCTGAACCTCGTGAGCCACCAGAAGGCCCCCAAAGAGGTCCTGGAGTTCGTGAAGTTCATGCTCACCCCCGAGGCCCAGGCGGTGGTGGCCGAGAACTTCGTGCCCGCCAAGTAG
- a CDS encoding TrkA C-terminal domain-containing protein: MRPYAPRRRGPLPSGSTHTIRKRTLRSRTGATLVAVQKGSAPLVSNPDPKIVLEPGDLAMLLGSLDQLAAAARLFAAEGVEEPEARPWKAPE, from the coding sequence GTGCGCCCCTACGCGCCCAGACGCCGGGGTCCACTCCCCAGCGGGTCCACCCACACGATCCGGAAGAGAACCCTGCGCTCCCGCACGGGGGCGACCCTGGTGGCGGTCCAGAAGGGCAGCGCCCCCCTGGTCTCCAACCCGGACCCCAAGATCGTCCTGGAGCCGGGCGACCTGGCCATGCTCCTGGGCAGCCTCGACCAGCTCGCCGCCGCGGCGCGCCTCTTCGCGGCCGAGGGGGTCGAGGAGCCCGAAGCCAGGCCCTGGAAGGCGCCGGAGTGA